The genomic DNA aaagaaaaaaaaagcaaagaaaccaataaacaaaaaaaaaaagaaattgcatgGAGAAAGCAGACACAAATAAATGGGACATTAATAAAATGAGAAGTATGTTCAGAATGCAGTCTCTATACCACCCAGACACTAGTGGAGGCTGGGGGCAGACTTGAGCTGATATAGATGAACAGGAGAGAACTGCTGGTGGCATCTGGTTGTTTGGGGCACTAgtgccagaaaagggcaggtgGTGAGGTGGAGAGTTGAAATGGGGCTGAGAAAATGGAATAGTAGTAGAGTCCTTCTGACTGTTTGGCTTCTTCTCCTGCAGGAATTTTTCACCGACAGCCTGTGGGGCACACTCCCCAGCTCATGGCAAGAAGCGCTAGATGGACTAACCCCACCACAGCTGGCCACCCTGCTGCTGGGAATGcccagggaaggggaggagatcAGGTATGTGCAAGCAGAGGAGCCCTGTGCTGGGGAATGAGAGTACTGAGCCATGTATTGAACCTTGTGTAGACAGTCTCATTAGATCATCTTGGCCTGCTACGTCATAAGCTTGTACACTCAGGATGTGATTGTGGGCTATTCACCGGCAGCCTGGGCTGGACTATCTCAGGTACAGGTCCGTGTGGCCACTTACCCTGCTGGCCCTGAAGTCCACAGCCTGTGCTCTCGCCTTTACCCGGACACCTGGCTTTCAGACCCCATCAGAGTTCCTGGAGAACCCCAGCCAAAGCTCCCGACTCATGGCACCTTTTCGAAAACATGTCAAGCCCAAAAAGCAGCATGAGATCCGGAGGCTGGGAGAGGTGAGGAGACTGTTAAGAGGCTAGACTCTCTGAGAGCCTGTGGGTTGTGAAGGTGGGTGGCCTTTACTGCACATGCAGGAACCAACATCTTCAGAAGTCCCCTTCCTTAGCAGGCATGCAAGGATCCTATCTTGTTGGTGCTGGGAGCTCTCCTGTTTTCTGAGTTGATTGGCAGCTATGTGGGGATGACTGTTTTACTCTTGTTCACTGCAGTCAGTTTTTTGTTTCATAGCTTACGGGGCTCTTGCTCTTGATCATTGACTAAAGGGGCAAACAAACTAAACATCATCATCCTCAATTCTGGTTTGACATCTCATGTCTCTGTCACCTTGGCTCCTTTACCATTCCTATGGCTTCAGGAGTCAGGAGCCAATGCCAAGAAGAGACTTTTGTTCCCTCTTTCAGTTGGTGAAGAAGCTGAGTGATCTCACTGGCTGCACCCAGGTTGTGGATGTGGGCTCAGGCCAGGTAAGCCAGACTCTCAACATGATGTCTATTTGAGTTAGGAGGATAGGTTACCAGCCAAGGCAGATTAGCAGACCTAATGCCCTAAGAAGCAGGTGCTGAGAAGTGGTGGGGGGAAAGTAAGCCTTTGGGTCCTGGGGCGCAGTTGTCTACACTCACTGATAAGGTGACAGTCAATAGGGCACTGAACAATGCTGTCCTCCCTCATGACTCTAGGGCCATCTCTCCCGTTTCATGTCTCTCGGGCTGGGGCTGATGGTGAAGAGCCTTGAAGGAAATCAAAGGCTAGTTAGCAGAGCCCAGCGCCTAGACCAGGAGCTCCTGCAGGCTCtgaacaaaatggagaaaaggcaCCCAAAGGTAAGCTCCTTGCAGCCTGCCCTACAGGAGCCATGTGCTTGGCTGGAACTGTATATTAAAACTCATTTTTCTACTTCCTAGTTTCTCAGTTCGAGATGGTCCCTATTTATTTCTGTTattctgccccttcttcccaGAGCACCGCACATCTCAAAGGCACTTTCTAGTTTATGTAAGTGATTTCCACACTAGTATGTTCTCATAGTAAACTGTGTGGCCAGGTGGGTATTAGTATTTGctgtgctagggatggaacccattGCCCCTGAGCTGTATCACTGTCTCATTGCCAATGGGAAATGGAAGAGCTAAGATACAGCTTAGTGGTAAGATACTTGTTTAAGCATTCATCAGGCCCTATGTTCTATCCTCAGCACCaccaaaagaaaagggaaactgagctaggtatggtggtacatgcctataattccagcactagagaggcatgGACAGGATCCCTGCAGATTTGTTGGCTTGTTCAACATATTGAGCTCCAGGTCAGAAAGGGCTGCAAAGACTTTGTGTCACCCTCTGCCATACCCAGaagaaaggataaataaaaaggTCTACAGTCTGAAATGGTGGTCTCAACTCCTGGTTCAGAGTCTAGCTCTCTAGTGCCCAGCTTCTCTCCCATATAACTAAGAGGACAGGCCCATTCCTGTGGCCTGAGGATAACTACCCAACTTTacatctgtctttgttttttctctcccCACAGGTGGTGCAAAGAGGTCCCCGCCATTCCCCCCATCATGTGGTTCAGTGGGTCAGCCCCACAGCCCTGTGTGAGGAGCTTCTGCTTCCTCTGGAGACATCGGGCCAGGGTAGTGCCCGCCTGCTACTCACGGGCCTCCATGCTTGTGGGGATCTGAGTGTTGCCTTGCTGAGACACTTCTGCTGCTGTTCTGAAGTGGTGGCCTTAGCCTCTGTGGGCTGCTGCTACATGAAACTCAGTGACCCTGGCAGCTACCCCCTGAGTCAGTGGGTAGCTGGACTGCCTGGCCATGAACTACCCTACAGGCTCCGGGAGGGGGCCTGCCATGCCCTAGAAGACTATGCAGAGAGGCTACAGAATGCAGGCCCTGGCTTGCAAACACATTGCTTCCGTGCAGCACTGGAGACAGTCATCAGACATGTCTGCCCTGAGCTTCGGAGGCCTGGTGTGCAAGGAATCCCCAGGGTCCATGAACTCAAGATTGAAGAGTGAGGTCTGGGGAGGCTCCCCACCTATGCCTACTTGTTAACACAGCCAAAGAAAATGTTTGAGCCCAGAGGAGTGGCATGGACTCTTCTAACCAGGGACAGTGCTCCAAATTTCTCTGAAAGAAGTTGTCCTCTTAAGACTAGGGGTattaactcagttggtagaatacttgtcTACCAGTggctgttggtggtgcacacctttaatcccagcacttggaaggcagaggcaagcggatctctgtgagtttgaggccagcctggtctacagagcgagttccaggacaacttccaaaacaatacagagaaaccctgtctcgaaaaaaaccaaaagagaatacttgtctagcatgcatgagtctaggttcaattcctagcactttCTAAATCTAGGGTAATGACATATACCTATtaaccctagcactgggaagaTGGCAAGGATGTCCCAATTTTTCTCTCTCGCCTctcctgttttttgagacagggtttcacctttaacagtcttggctgtcctgaaaactagatctgtagaccaggctggcctcaaactcaagagatctgcctgcttctgcctcctgaatgctgggattaaaggtgtgtatcaccactgcctgttgCCCAACTTCCTTTTTAACCTCTAGAAATCAAATTCCAGAGTTTTGAACATGCTAGGTAAGTAAGTACTTCTATCACTAAGCTAACTACTACATCAGTCCAATAGTTTCTAATTACTAAAAATATGCCTAAATTGTGTAGGATTGGATGAAAATAAATTTTGGGGCTGTTTGCTATTAAACAGATAGCTCATAGCCTGAGAAACATTATTAAAGTGGGTAGTGGCACATGGCTGTGACTACAGCACTGTGGTTCTGGAGTCAAGGACagcttccattttatttttgaggacaGTCtatactacatagtgagactttgtccccaaaacacaaaacaggcaGGCGTAGTGtttaatgcctttaattccaacacttgggaagcagaggcaggtggatctcttaaattcaaggctagccaagtctgcagagcaagttccaggacagctaggactacacagagaaaccccgtctggaaaaatcaaaagtagaaataaaatgcaaatcaatGTAGGAATAAGCTGAGACAAAAGTTTAAGAGGGAGGTGGAAGTTTCTAGAACTAATTGTATTGTGGCTGCTCCCACAGGTATGTGCAACAAGGGTTACAGCGAGTAGGTCTAGACCCTCAGCTGCCACTGGATCTTGCTGCCCTTCGGGCCCAGCAGGCCCAAGAGAATCGAGTGGTGGCCTTCTTCAGCTTGGCCCTCATGCTGGCCCCACTGGTGGAGACACTGATTCTGCTAGACCGGCTGCTCTATCTCGAGGAGCAAGGTGAGTCCTTGGCCAGTTTGCAGGGCCTGGACACCACCTGATGAGTGGGGCATTTGTTAACAAATGTAGATTCCTAGCAGCACCTTCCCCCagactggttttggtttttaaatttatgtgtgcacacatacctcATGCTTTTTGGGTATTGAATCCCTTGGTACTAGAGttgcaaacagttgtgagccatctgatgtgggtatCAGGAACCAGAGTATATtggaagagcatcaagtgttGCTAGGCACTGAACGCTGTCTAGCACTAGTGAGGTGGTTTTTAAGCAAGTGTCTCAGGCATTGAGAAAGCACAAGAACACTCTCAAGCTAGTGTTCTAATTAACCCTCACTTTCTCCTAGGCTTCTATGCTGAGCTCTTGCCCATCTTCAGCCCTGAACTCTCTCCCAGAAATCTGGTTCTGGTGGCCACCAAGACACCCCTGGGTCAGGCTTTCTCTATTCTTGAGAATGAAGACATCTAGCTGACGGTCTGAAACCAAGATGCCAACATGGCTAGTACATCTTACCATTTAGAGTGCCTGCTTCCTGCCTGAATTCTGGCTCTCTGCAAACTTCGGATTTAtaccctttctctcccttcataTGTAATTTACTGtgtaacttttatttattaaaacttttaagATTTAACTCCTGTTTCTGTAAGAGGGCAAGGGGCCTCTTCCTTGTTTTTATCTCCAAACATTGCAGGACCTGCCCTGGAAAGGCTACCAATCACCCAGTCTGTCCTGACAAGACAAAAAAGCTGCACTGTGCCTGGTATCCCCAAAATACAAGCatttggagggaaggaagaggggcgGGACAGTAGCTGCACTCAGGGCTCTTTATTGGTGTTGGGGGAAGAGCAGCCTCCACCCTCAAGGTAAAGACTGAGCAGGCAGAACCAGCACTCTCAGGCTCAATACCAATAAACCTTCTTGTGTTTTCGAGGCTCCTGGATCCCCATTGCCTCCATCACATCTTCTTCTAATGTCTTTAGCCGGGGCACATAAGTTTTTTTTAGAGCATCTTCCACTGATGTGTCCTTGGGGCCATCTGTTGAGtcagaaaaaaggaaatgatgtTTGCTGGCTGTTAATTTCTTGCAGTGTTAGGGATGGAATCCATGACCTTGCACactgctaggcaagtgccctaccaccAAGCTGCATTCCTAACCCCACTAACTTTCCTTTTCCTTACACCTCACATCCCTGTCTTCTTCCTGCCCATCCCCAGCTTACCAGTCCATATTTCAGGGACAATGCCATCTGCTCTAGGAAATTCAGGTTTGGGGATAATTCTCCCAGATCTTGTAGAGACGCGAACCCGCTCTCCTGACTCAGTAAATCTCCACTGGACCTCAGTGGGTTTCCTAGTAAGTAGAAAAAATTAGTCTACCTTAGAGTTAGAGCCCTGTACATTGAAGGCAGTGGCTGAGAACACCTGGATTACCACCTTTGTTTATGCCAGGGTTACTGACAGAATTGTGTGCAAGAAACAGACCCCACTCTGACAGttaggcacacacttttaatcccagcactcaggaggtagaagcggGCGGATctcttagttccaggacagccaggactacacagagaaaccccccccccccccgcagaaaaggaaacaaaccctGAGTTCTAACATATCCAACACACCATGCTCATGTGATAAATGAGTCTGCCCAACACCTGTGTGGCCTCGATTTAGAAGCCCCTTCACCAGAGGCCTCTGTGCTTGCCTGTCCACAGGGTCCACTAGCTTGACCTGATGATGAAGTAATGGGGCTTCACTAGGGATCATGGTCCCTCGGTGATCCTTGGTTCTGCCAATATAGCGGAAATGCTGTCCAAGAGAAGGCAGTATTAGAAAGCAATATGTGTTAAGGGGATTTACCTACTACTGCTTAGTGTATTCAGCCCAAGCCCAGTGGTACAACCTGCCCCTTACCCAGTTTCCTGTCTCCCCATGCTGCTCTTAAGGAAAGAGGGACAGATGGAGAGGACTTCTCAATTCTCTATCATCCTTCCACTCACCGTGTTCAACCCCTCCAAGACAACCCAGTTCCGCTGCCGAATAACTTGGACCACTTTGCCTTGCTTTCCAGCATCCTTGCCTTCTAAGATCTCCACCTGAAGGAAGATGAGAGGACAAGGGCAGGAGATTGTTGTCCACTaggctttctgtctctctgtcttgagGTTCTCACCATGTCTCCACAGAATAGGTGCCAGTCTTCATCAGAGATGGGCTCTACCACCACTGGGCGCCGCCTGCTCCATGGAGGATTCTTCCTCTTGTCTGATAGGGAGCCTGGACGGCTCATCCCATAGCGGTAGTGGGGAGGGAGCGTAGCTTTGGATGCCAAGGCCAACAGGGCCGAAAGTCGCATGGTTAGATGTGAGAAATCTCACCAGTGAAAGACTCAGAAACTTTCTTTGTCAACTATGAGTCAAGAGAAACAGAATGAAGATTTGGAGTAAGgaaggcactttttaaaaaaatttttgtattatgtgcattggtgttttgcctgcatgtatatctgtctgagggtgttggatcccctggaactggagttacagacagttgtgagctgctatgtgggcactgggaattgaacccaggtcctttggaagagcagtcagtgctcttaaccactgagtcatctttccagccccttgtttgtttttttgagatggtcttgctatgcttcctagaactcactatgtacaccaaccaggctggccttgaacgctcagatccatctgcttctgtctctttcccctagtgccaggactaaaggtgtgtatcaccacacacAACCCAAGGAATATTATCAAAGTAACAACTCTCTTGTGCAGTGGACTTCATATCATTTCATCTTCTCACAAGTTATAtttgcaaatgagaaaacaatgagGTTATGTATTATAACAAAGCTACTATAAGTGTGGGGGTAGGGGCATTAATATTCAAAACCCATATATCTGACTTCAAAGTAAAAAATTCACTAAAgctgctaggcagtggtggcacattcctttaatcccagcactcagaaggcagaggcatgaggatctctgtttgaagccagcctagtctacagagcaagttccaggacagccaggacaacacagagaaaccctgttgggggggtggggggttgaatTCCTGAGGTCAAGGGCCACACTATCTAGATCCTTGAATTGCTATCTCAGGAGAGCTTAACATACTTAAGATACTTAAGATGGTTATTAAGTGAGTACATGAACAGCAGGGAATGAGGAAAACAGTTTACAGTGTCTCCAAGTATCAGGCCCCAGACCTTAGACAAGTGACTCCATGATGGAGAAACGtcattcaggccataaaactcagcacatagacaACACCAccaaccaaaatgaaaacaaagacctaatccatcaaagtccatagttctgggagtctctaaatgtactaaccttgctttttggattcatagttctgcttctggataactgttcttgttaactgaagtatgtcaaccagGATATGGTTTTGTGCTTAAAAATTCACCTTGTGAAATGCCTGGGGCTACATTAGGATCCCACACACTCAGTGTAGTCACGagccagctaataaagactttctgttgGCTTGAATCTGTGtccaagcagtcttctctggtggttAACCCATTAATACCTATCCAACTTGTACCCTCACACAGGAAAGACCCGATCCTCCCTAAGGACAGCTTTTTCTATAAGACTTAAGGACCCCAAGGCTACACTCTAAGGTTGTGGACAGATTCCTGAGATAATTGGTAAAAAGTGAGTGCTGTAAGCCAGGCCTGACAGCTCCTTGGAGACAGAGGTAGAAGGACCGCAAGCTCAGTAACTGCTTGAACAactttgtgagaccctgtctcaaaaagtaaaaacaggaggctcagcatttaagagcactttttccttttccagaggacctgcatgtacttaattcccagcacccacatggtgtttcacaaccatctgtaactcccattccagaggacccaatgccctcttctggcctctataggcattAGGCATGGAAGTAATGCATATACAACATGTAGGCaaagcaaaaatttaaaagatgaataaatccaatttttaaaaaatggcaaaacaAGCCATATGTGGTAGTGCACTCCTATAATGCCAACACTTtgtaagaaagaacaaaaagatcgtaagtttgaggctaggctgggctacacaggaaaatcttgacttttaaatatttttttaaagattgattttataTATGATTGCTCTATTTATATGTGCAcctttattccagaagagggcatcagatcccactatagatggttatgagccactatatggttgctgggaattgaactcatgacctctggaagagcagcctgtgctcttaactgctgagccacttctccagcctccaacttttaaatatttctttaaatgagggagagggaagaaaggctctgcaattaagagcactttttgGTCTTGCAGAGAACATCGATAATGCCAATTCCATACCCTATTTTGACcttatgggtactgggaacatacatggtgtacatacatagtGCCCACAATCACtcctacacattaaaaaaaaaaaaaaaaaaacacccgagcggtggtggcgcatgcctttaatccaagaacttgggaggcagaggcaggcagatctccgtgagttcgagaccagcctggtctacaaaagctagttccgggacagcctccaaagccacggagaaaccgtgtcttggggaaaaaagaaaaaagaaaaaaaaaaaaaacctaaaaatatcaATGATGAGTGAGTGCAGTAGGACataccttttatcctagcacCTGGATggcagatttcagtgagttcaaggccaacctggtctacatagtgagttttgggCTAGCCAagacttcatagtgagaccctatctcaacgaaacaaaataaaatgctgtgATGACTCATGCCTCGGGAGTCAGAAGCATAACAattactatgagttcaaggccactctgccCTACACAGTAACCTACAAGGTGAGACCTATTGaatcaaaacaacaaagtaaaaaggCTCAATGCAGAATGCTAGCCTAGCATGTAGTAAGCTTTCTAAACAGCTGCTGCTAGCCTGGTACCATGCTAAGTATCTCACAGAAGCCTAAGAGCAGCGATGAAATTGCTCCTAATCTCGTCATTGGGTAGGTGTGTGGGTGTATTTCAGAAAATTCTTAAAGCTGGTTCAGTCTCTGTAGGCCTGAGGCtctggaagaagaaagcaggCCCGGACACGCCCCCCTCCATCTTTCCCTGGGGTTCCCTACGCAACTGGAATACAGTAGTGCCACTTCCGCGGTGGGGCTTTCTTCTCAGTACAAGCCCTCAGGTCTCGGCCTCAAGCACTTCCCCTGTCAGACTCACCCAGACCGAGAATAGCTCCAACCTCCTAGTAAAGAGAAACCCAAGGAGGAGGACTACGCCCCAGGTTACGACTAGGAAAAGGAAGTTACTTGTGCATCCGCCTTCCGACGACCATCAGCGTGGAGCGGTCTTACCTTTCCCAACCTTTCTTTGCACGTGAGTGCTCTACTCCGGTAGTCTCCGCCCACCGGATTTCTGGGAGTTGTAGTCTAATTGCAGAGCGACGCCCAATAGCGAAGCGTGCCTCTCAGCTTGCTGGGAACTGTAGTCCGTCGCTACAAAATGACCTGAAACAGGAAATTTGGCCAAAAGTAGGAAATCCCGAGCGTGGGAGGCATGTCGGGAACTGAAGGCGAAAGATTCATAGGGTACTTTGCTTTAAATGCTCTGCGTGGAGGCCACTGGGAGTTGTAGTTGACAGAGACCATGGCTCCATTTTCTAAGTGGTTATAGTTTCCTATTCAAAGCATAGGGATCCATTTCTAGAAGAGATTACAGCCATTATGCCCTGGCTCTTCTCTGTTTGAGGTACCAGGTCAGATTAAAAAACTGCCCCACCTAATACTAGAGGAGCTAATCATTCTATATAAATTGGAGCATGCTGGGAGGTTTCCATCGTACCCACCTCCTCCCACCTGccctcccaccatcagtggactGGCAGGCATCCCTAGCAAAGACGAGCACTGAGACCAGATGTCCTGATCAACTCGTTCAGGACCACTCACTCACCTGTCCGCCCTGATCAGATCaagtatgttttctttcattactgGGAGTCTGGTGCTGACTGAGAGCGCTTTGGATGGGCTCTTCCCTGTAAGCTGTCCAGTCTGTAATGTCAGGAGCTTTGTTAGTGGAATAATCAGTGACTAGAAGACCCTGAAGAAATGACCTTTGTTCTTAGGTTGTGTATAACTACGAAAGGATTTTTGAAGCCATCAACACCAGATGTTTGCCCTACCTCAAACCTCCACCTCTAAGAAAGCACCCACTACTGTTTGATCATCCTAGGCCTGGGATTTTCGGTCTCGCCCGAACTATCCCTAAACCAACCTCCCAGCAAGATGGACTTGGAGTCCATCTTCTCAACTGTTGTTTTATGAgatagtgtctcatgtagcccaagctcaCTTTTCAAACTTGCTAGTTTCTGCCCtcacttcccaggtgctggggttcAGCACcaagcctggtttatgtggtgcctCCAGACTGGACCCACCCCTAGGGTTTACTGCATGCTCCatattacttatttgtttttgagacacgtttttctgtgtagctttgtagaccaggctggccctgaactcagagatccgcctgaggATCAgggaactctgcctcccaagtgctgggattaaaggctgtgccaaaaccactgcccagccttgtTGTGTTCTTACAGCTTTATCCCTAGCCCCCCAGATTACTCTTACTTCTaaaggctttttattttatttttttggtttttcgagacagggtttctctgtgtagttttggagcctatcctggtactcgctctggagaccaggctggcctcgaactcacagagatccgcctgcctctgcctccctagtgctgggattaaaggcgtgcgccaccaacgcccgctttttattattttttatgtgtgtgtgctttaactttttttctgaaactgggtttctctgtgtagctctggctatcctaaactcactctatagaccaggctaattttgaattcagagatccaccaggtgttccccaccaccacatggcatgCCTCCATAATTTTATGTGTACCAAATGTGTGCTGGTTGTGCCTGTGAAGACCAGAAAGCAAAGCCATCGGgtgccctgaaactggaggtacaggtagttgtgagctgcctgttgaGTACTGGAGACCAAACCAGGATCCTCTGCAACTGCCAAGCCATCTGCAGCCCTGCAAATGAATTTTGAAATTAAGTCCTAATTCTTGCCCTGAAGCCTTGtcttgtttattgagacagggtctcactgggtagacctggctggtcttgagctcagaTTCCTACAgatcctctagagctgggattaaaagcgtgcgccaccaacgcctggctagtcATGCACTTTCTATGACCATGTGTGGAACCTCCTCacactccatttctttttcttttttgaaatactGGCGATTGGACCTAGATCCTCAAGCATCTCTATGTATCTGGTCTCATGTATACTCCAGGCTGGTCTAGAGCTTGCTGCATATCTGCAGATgacttcaaaataatttttagttttttctttggctttttgagacaggatttctgtgtaacagctctggctgtcctggaactctgtagaccaggctggccttgaactcagagattgcctgcctctgccttatgctgggattaaaggcatgggtcacca from Cricetulus griseus strain 17A/GY chromosome 1 unlocalized genomic scaffold, alternate assembly CriGri-PICRH-1.0 chr1_0, whole genome shotgun sequence includes the following:
- the Rrnad1 gene encoding protein RRNAD1 isoform X2, which translates into the protein MLGLKVCATNAQLSEFFIRWESLHIILGALEHCIDQADLELTEILLCLLNAEKGMCHYARLQTIFWRLFPRRQDRWSCHQTYGDQSLIHWQEFFTDSLWGTLPSSWQEALDGLTPPQLATLLLGMPREGEEIRYRSVWPLTLLALKSTACALAFTRTPGFQTPSEFLENPSQSSRLMAPFRKHVKPKKQHEIRRLGELVKKLSDLTGCTQVVDVGSGQGHLSRFMSLGLGLMVKSLEGNQRLVSRAQRLDQELLQALNKMEKRHPKVVQRGPRHSPHHVVQWVSPTALCEELLLPLETSGQGSARLLLTGLHACGDLSVALLRHFCCCSEVVALASVGCCYMKLSDPGSYPLSQWVAGLPGHELPYRLREGACHALEDYAERLQNAGPGLQTHCFRAALETVIRHVCPELRRPGVQGIPRVHELKIEEYVQQGLQRVGLDPQLPLDLAALRAQQAQENRVVAFFSLALMLAPLVETLILLDRLLYLEEQGFYAELLPIFSPELSPRNLVLVATKTPLGQAFSILENEDI
- the Rrnad1 gene encoding protein RRNAD1 isoform X1: MPGVSARGLSHEERRQLAVNLTRVLALYRSILDAYIIEFFTDSLWGTLPSSWQEALDGLTPPQLATLLLGMPREGEEIRYRSVWPLTLLALKSTACALAFTRTPGFQTPSEFLENPSQSSRLMAPFRKHVKPKKQHEIRRLGELVKKLSDLTGCTQVVDVGSGQGHLSRFMSLGLGLMVKSLEGNQRLVSRAQRLDQELLQALNKMEKRHPKVVQRGPRHSPHHVVQWVSPTALCEELLLPLETSGQGSARLLLTGLHACGDLSVALLRHFCCCSEVVALASVGCCYMKLSDPGSYPLSQWVAGLPGHELPYRLREGACHALEDYAERLQNAGPGLQTHCFRAALETVIRHVCPELRRPGVQGIPRVHELKIEEYVQQGLQRVGLDPQLPLDLAALRAQQAQENRVVAFFSLALMLAPLVETLILLDRLLYLEEQGFYAELLPIFSPELSPRNLVLVATKTPLGQAFSILENEDI
- the Rrnad1 gene encoding protein RRNAD1 isoform X3, giving the protein MCHYARLQTIFWRLFPRRQDRWSCHQTYGDQSLIHWQEFFTDSLWGTLPSSWQEALDGLTPPQLATLLLGMPREGEEIRYRSVWPLTLLALKSTACALAFTRTPGFQTPSEFLENPSQSSRLMAPFRKHVKPKKQHEIRRLGELVKKLSDLTGCTQVVDVGSGQGHLSRFMSLGLGLMVKSLEGNQRLVSRAQRLDQELLQALNKMEKRHPKVVQRGPRHSPHHVVQWVSPTALCEELLLPLETSGQGSARLLLTGLHACGDLSVALLRHFCCCSEVVALASVGCCYMKLSDPGSYPLSQWVAGLPGHELPYRLREGACHALEDYAERLQNAGPGLQTHCFRAALETVIRHVCPELRRPGVQGIPRVHELKIEEYVQQGLQRVGLDPQLPLDLAALRAQQAQENRVVAFFSLALMLAPLVETLILLDRLLYLEEQGFYAELLPIFSPELSPRNLVLVATKTPLGQAFSILENEDI
- the Rrnad1 gene encoding protein RRNAD1 isoform X5, which encodes MLGLKVCATNAQLSEFFIRWESLHIILGALEHCIDQADLELTEILLCLLNAEKGMCHYARLQTIFWRLFPRRQDRWSCHQTYGDQSLIHWQEFFTDSLWGTLPSSWQEALDGLTPPQLATLLLGMPREGEEIRYRSVWPLTLLALKSTACALAFTRTPGFQTPSEFLENPSQSSRLMAPFRKHVKPKKQHEIRRLGELVKKLSDLTGCTQVVDVGSGQGHLSRFMSLGLGLMVKSLEGNQRLVSRAQRLDQELLQALNKMEKRHPKVVQRGPRHSPHHVVQWVSPTALCEELLLPLETSGQGSARLLLTGLHACGDLSVALLRHFCCCSEVVALASVGCCYMKLSDPGSYPLSQWVAGLPGHELPYRLREGACHALEDYAERLQNAGPGLQTHCFRAALETVIRHVCPELRRPGVQGIPRVHELKIEE
- the Rrnad1 gene encoding protein RRNAD1 isoform X4, yielding MARSARWTNPTTAGHPAAGNAQGRGGDQPGLDYLRYRSVWPLTLLALKSTACALAFTRTPGFQTPSEFLENPSQSSRLMAPFRKHVKPKKQHEIRRLGELVKKLSDLTGCTQVVDVGSGQGHLSRFMSLGLGLMVKSLEGNQRLVSRAQRLDQELLQALNKMEKRHPKVVQRGPRHSPHHVVQWVSPTALCEELLLPLETSGQGSARLLLTGLHACGDLSVALLRHFCCCSEVVALASVGCCYMKLSDPGSYPLSQWVAGLPGHELPYRLREGACHALEDYAERLQNAGPGLQTHCFRAALETVIRHVCPELRRPGVQGIPRVHELKIEEYVQQGLQRVGLDPQLPLDLAALRAQQAQENRVVAFFSLALMLAPLVETLILLDRLLYLEEQGFYAELLPIFSPELSPRNLVLVATKTPLGQAFSILENEDI
- the Rrnad1 gene encoding protein RRNAD1 isoform X8; its protein translation is MARSARWTNPTTAGHPAAGNAQGRGGDQTPSEFLENPSQSSRLMAPFRKHVKPKKQHEIRRLGELVKKLSDLTGCTQVVDVGSGQGHLSRFMSLGLGLMVKSLEGNQRLVSRAQRLDQELLQALNKMEKRHPKVVQRGPRHSPHHVVQWVSPTALCEELLLPLETSGQGSARLLLTGLHACGDLSVALLRHFCCCSEVVALASVGCCYMKLSDPGSYPLSQWVAGLPGHELPYRLREGACHALEDYAERLQNAGPGLQTHCFRAALETVIRHVCPELRRPGVQGIPRVHELKIEEYVQQGLQRVGLDPQLPLDLAALRAQQAQENRVVAFFSLALMLAPLVETLILLDRLLYLEEQGFYAELLPIFSPELSPRNLVLVATKTPLGQAFSILENEDI
- the Rrnad1 gene encoding protein RRNAD1 isoform X6, giving the protein MARSARWTNPTTAGHPAAGNAQGRGGDQSTACALAFTRTPGFQTPSEFLENPSQSSRLMAPFRKHVKPKKQHEIRRLGELVKKLSDLTGCTQVVDVGSGQGHLSRFMSLGLGLMVKSLEGNQRLVSRAQRLDQELLQALNKMEKRHPKVVQRGPRHSPHHVVQWVSPTALCEELLLPLETSGQGSARLLLTGLHACGDLSVALLRHFCCCSEVVALASVGCCYMKLSDPGSYPLSQWVAGLPGHELPYRLREGACHALEDYAERLQNAGPGLQTHCFRAALETVIRHVCPELRRPGVQGIPRVHELKIEEYVQQGLQRVGLDPQLPLDLAALRAQQAQENRVVAFFSLALMLAPLVETLILLDRLLYLEEQGFYAELLPIFSPELSPRNLVLVATKTPLGQAFSILENEDI